A genomic stretch from Methylorubrum extorquens includes:
- a CDS encoding protein of unknown function (Evidence 5 : Unknown function): MFSRASLNTILPDKLSHLEAAIKPPKVWLGSRVAPRRVGEYVRVRSPRQHPRHPLGPHRDGRVLHRS; this comes from the coding sequence ATGTTCTCGCGAGCCTCGCTGAACACGATCCTGCCTGACAAGCTCAGTCACTTGGAGGCAGCTATAAAGCCTCCTAAGGTCTGGCTGGGCAGCCGCGTCGCGCCCAGGCGAGTCGGCGAGTATGTCCGTGTCAGGAGCCCACGACAGCACCCTCGTCACCCTCTCGGTCCTCATCGCGACGGTCGCGTCCTACACCGCTCTTGA
- a CDS encoding putative sensor hybrid histidine kinase with multiple PAS/PAC, GAF and response regulator receiver domains (Evidence 3 : Putative function from multiple computational evidences; Product type r : regulator): protein MTRMRNGEGVPASLRFLEEGGQTGREILAYPWSDTPLGPLEDWPVSLRTTLATMLACPAAMFLAWGPEGISFFNDAYRPVFGDRLPRALGARFREIWADLWEDIGPLVDATLRGESVAQRNLPLLMDRYGVPEQSWWSFTYSPVRDDAGRINGMICVTAETTAEVLAEQARRRSDERLEMALSAGGSIGIWDWDVAADRVTADPRFAALYGVDPEMAVAGAPIAAFFSGVHPDDLPSLKASIEAVFGTGGQFDAEYRLVQGDGSIRWVAAQGRCTLGEDGTPRHFPGVSFDITERKRIEQALRDSQDRFRGIINSVDQMIWSTRPDGYHDFYNERWYAFTGVPAGTTDGEAWNGMFHPDDRERAWAAWQHALATGENYQIEYRLRHRSGLYRWVLGRAQPVHDPEGRIVRWFGTCTDIHDRKLAEERQAFLLGLNDRLREADEPQAVTLAAAATLGAHIGVARAGYGEIDETGEIVRVERDWTRDPSVPSLAGASRILDGFGPAVIAELRAGLTLVVEDCYADPRAGHDYAATWDSIGCRSLVVVPLIREGRLRAILYLHEPKPRVWRAEEIGLVEDVAQRVGHAAERARAEQAERANARELRLIADSLPVLIALFDADGVCRFANAASADWFGVAPAESVGQTLAALIGPADFAEARPRFESARAGRDVRAERAWPRRDSSPRIADIRYLPRPMPDGSTDGAYLFVTDISDAKRIEAMLEREVGERTRERDRLWQTTNDLMGTAGLDGHLRSVNPAWGRLLGWSEQELLERPFLDFIDPEDHAGTGAVLARLAGSDQITDFVDRILSKDGRRRTVMWTAVPESGCFHIVGRDITDQRLAEEQLRQAQKMEAVGQLTGGIAHDFNNLLTGIIGSLDLMQTRIAQGRIDTLERYAGAALTSAHRAASLTHRLLAFARRQPLEQKPVDVNALLAGMEEMLRRALPEQVHLDIVATEGLWPTLCDPHQLENAVLNLAINARDAMPEGGRLVVETSNAHLGPADLSLHSGAREGAYVCIRVTDTGHGMPPEVAARAFEPFFTTKPLGMGTGLGLSMIYGFARQSEGHARIVSEPGRGTTVTICLPRYRGALSSERASALPPEPVRSERNETVLVVEDELVVRDLVVEVLRELGYRAIEAPDGPSGLEIVRSSARIDLLVTDVGLPGLNGRQLADHARTLRPELRVLFMTGYAENATFGGGPLDPDMQMITKPFPVERLAARIREMMELS, encoded by the coding sequence ATGACCCGAATGCGCAACGGCGAGGGCGTGCCGGCGTCCCTGCGCTTCCTTGAGGAGGGCGGGCAGACGGGCCGGGAGATCCTGGCGTATCCCTGGTCGGACACACCGCTCGGTCCGCTGGAGGATTGGCCGGTCTCCCTCCGCACGACGCTGGCGACGATGCTGGCCTGCCCGGCCGCGATGTTCCTCGCCTGGGGACCTGAGGGGATTTCCTTCTTCAACGATGCCTACCGGCCGGTCTTCGGCGACCGCTTGCCCCGAGCCCTCGGTGCGCGCTTTCGCGAGATCTGGGCCGACCTGTGGGAGGATATCGGCCCGCTGGTCGATGCCACTCTGCGCGGCGAAAGCGTGGCCCAGCGCAACCTGCCGCTCCTCATGGACCGCTACGGGGTACCCGAACAGAGCTGGTGGAGCTTCACCTATTCGCCGGTGCGCGACGATGCGGGCCGTATCAATGGCATGATCTGCGTCACGGCGGAGACGACCGCCGAGGTGCTGGCCGAGCAGGCGCGCCGCCGCAGCGACGAGCGTCTGGAGATGGCGCTCTCGGCCGGAGGCAGCATCGGCATCTGGGATTGGGACGTCGCGGCCGATCGCGTCACCGCCGATCCGCGCTTTGCCGCGCTCTACGGCGTCGATCCGGAGATGGCGGTGGCCGGGGCGCCCATCGCCGCATTCTTTTCCGGGGTGCACCCCGACGATCTGCCAAGCCTGAAAGCGAGCATCGAGGCGGTCTTCGGCACGGGCGGGCAGTTCGATGCGGAGTACCGCCTCGTTCAGGGCGATGGCAGCATCCGCTGGGTCGCCGCGCAGGGTCGCTGCACCCTCGGCGAGGATGGGACGCCGCGCCACTTCCCCGGCGTCAGCTTCGACATCACCGAGCGCAAGCGCATCGAGCAGGCGCTCCGCGACAGCCAGGACCGTTTCCGCGGCATCATCAATTCGGTCGATCAGATGATCTGGTCGACGCGGCCCGACGGCTACCACGACTTCTATAACGAGCGCTGGTACGCGTTCACCGGCGTCCCCGCCGGCACGACCGACGGCGAGGCCTGGAACGGGATGTTCCATCCCGATGACCGTGAGCGGGCCTGGGCGGCATGGCAGCACGCCCTCGCCACGGGTGAAAACTACCAGATCGAGTACCGCCTGCGGCACCGCTCCGGCCTCTACCGCTGGGTGCTCGGCCGGGCACAGCCGGTGCACGATCCGGAGGGGCGGATCGTGCGCTGGTTCGGCACCTGCACCGATATCCACGACCGCAAGCTCGCCGAAGAACGCCAAGCCTTCCTGCTCGGCCTGAACGACCGGCTGCGGGAGGCGGACGAGCCGCAGGCGGTGACGCTGGCCGCGGCCGCGACGCTCGGCGCCCATATCGGCGTGGCGCGGGCCGGCTACGGCGAGATCGACGAGACCGGCGAGATCGTGCGGGTCGAGCGCGACTGGACCCGCGACCCGTCGGTGCCCAGCCTCGCGGGCGCGTCGCGCATCCTCGACGGGTTCGGTCCGGCGGTGATCGCGGAACTACGGGCCGGGCTCACCCTCGTGGTGGAGGATTGCTACGCCGACCCGCGGGCCGGGCACGATTACGCGGCGACGTGGGATTCCATCGGCTGCCGGTCACTCGTCGTCGTCCCGCTGATCCGCGAGGGGCGGTTGCGGGCGATCCTCTACCTGCACGAGCCGAAGCCGCGGGTCTGGCGTGCCGAGGAGATCGGGCTGGTCGAGGATGTCGCCCAGCGCGTCGGCCATGCCGCCGAGCGCGCCCGCGCGGAGCAGGCCGAGCGCGCCAACGCCCGCGAACTGCGCCTGATCGCCGATTCGCTGCCGGTCCTGATCGCCCTGTTCGATGCGGACGGCGTGTGCCGCTTCGCCAATGCCGCCAGCGCCGACTGGTTCGGCGTCGCCCCGGCGGAGTCGGTGGGGCAGACGCTCGCCGCGCTGATCGGGCCGGCGGATTTCGCCGAGGCGCGGCCACGCTTCGAGAGCGCCCGCGCCGGCCGCGACGTGCGCGCCGAGCGGGCCTGGCCGCGCCGGGACAGCAGCCCGCGCATCGCCGACATCCGCTACCTGCCGCGACCGATGCCGGACGGCTCGACCGACGGGGCCTACCTGTTCGTCACCGACATCTCGGATGCCAAGCGCATCGAGGCGATGCTGGAGCGTGAGGTCGGCGAGCGCACGCGCGAGCGCGACCGCCTCTGGCAGACCACCAACGACCTGATGGGGACGGCCGGCCTCGACGGCCATCTCCGCAGCGTCAATCCGGCCTGGGGGCGCCTGCTCGGCTGGAGCGAGCAGGAGCTGCTCGAACGCCCCTTCCTCGATTTCATCGATCCCGAGGACCATGCCGGTACCGGTGCCGTGCTGGCACGGCTCGCCGGGAGCGACCAGATCACCGATTTCGTCGATCGCATCCTCAGCAAGGACGGACGCCGCCGCACGGTCATGTGGACCGCGGTGCCCGAGAGCGGCTGCTTCCACATCGTCGGCCGCGACATCACCGACCAGCGCCTCGCCGAGGAGCAATTGCGGCAGGCGCAGAAGATGGAGGCGGTCGGCCAGTTGACCGGCGGCATCGCCCACGACTTCAACAACCTCCTGACGGGCATCATCGGTTCGCTCGACCTGATGCAGACCCGCATCGCCCAGGGCCGGATCGACACCCTGGAGCGCTATGCCGGGGCGGCCCTCACCTCGGCGCACCGGGCCGCGTCGCTGACCCATCGCCTGCTCGCCTTCGCCCGGCGCCAGCCGCTCGAACAGAAGCCTGTCGATGTGAATGCGCTGCTGGCCGGCATGGAGGAGATGCTGCGGCGCGCGCTCCCCGAGCAGGTCCATCTCGATATCGTCGCGACGGAGGGCCTCTGGCCCACTCTCTGCGATCCGCACCAGCTCGAGAACGCGGTGCTCAACCTCGCCATCAACGCGCGCGACGCCATGCCGGAGGGCGGCCGGCTCGTGGTCGAGACCAGCAATGCCCATCTCGGGCCCGCCGATCTCAGCCTGCATTCGGGCGCCCGCGAAGGTGCCTATGTCTGCATCCGCGTCACCGATACGGGCCACGGTATGCCGCCGGAAGTCGCGGCCCGGGCCTTCGAGCCGTTCTTCACGACCAAGCCCCTCGGCATGGGGACCGGTCTCGGCCTGTCGATGATCTACGGTTTCGCCCGTCAGTCGGAGGGACATGCCCGGATCGTGTCCGAGCCCGGCCGGGGGACGACGGTGACGATCTGCCTGCCCCGCTACCGTGGTGCGCTGTCGTCCGAGCGCGCGTCGGCCTTGCCACCCGAGCCGGTGCGCTCGGAGCGGAACGAGACGGTCCTCGTGGTCGAGGACGAGTTGGTGGTGCGCGACCTCGTCGTGGAAGTGCTGCGCGAGCTCGGCTACCGCGCGATCGAGGCACCGGACGGGCCGTCCGGCCTGGAGATCGTGCGATCCTCCGCCCGGATCGATCTTCTCGTCACCGATGTCGGCTTGCCCGGCCTCAATGGGCGCCAGCTCGCAGACCACGCCCGCACCCTGCGGCCCGAACTGAGGGTGCTGTTCATGACGGGGTACGCCGAGAATGCGACGTTCGGTGGGGGGCCGCTCGACCCGGACATGCAGATGATCACCAAGCCGTTTCCGGTCGAACGGCTCGCCGCGCGCATCCGCGAGATGATGGAGCTTTCGTGA
- a CDS encoding protein of unknown function; putative PYP-like sensor domain (PAS domain) (Evidence 5 : Unknown function), giving the protein MNTDDFAYDFDAPDSDWNYEPSRADLFRQIDAPLYTTDSNGWLTYYNEAAAQLWGFRPVIGKARWCGAWRLFEADGAPLPHDLSPMALTLKGARPVRGVQIGLERPDGSRMAFLPYPTALRDGTGAVVGGCNILLAVERSSLRVPLRGALQGRPTLRAAQLASMHRCSA; this is encoded by the coding sequence ATGAACACGGACGATTTCGCCTACGATTTCGACGCGCCCGATTCGGACTGGAACTACGAGCCGTCGCGGGCCGATCTGTTCCGGCAGATCGACGCGCCACTCTATACCACCGATTCCAACGGCTGGCTGACCTACTACAACGAAGCCGCCGCACAGCTTTGGGGGTTCCGCCCCGTGATCGGCAAGGCGCGCTGGTGCGGGGCTTGGCGGCTGTTCGAGGCGGACGGCGCGCCGCTGCCGCACGACCTGTCGCCGATGGCGCTCACCCTCAAAGGCGCGCGCCCGGTGCGCGGCGTCCAGATCGGCCTCGAACGGCCGGACGGGAGCCGGATGGCGTTCCTGCCTTACCCGACGGCGTTGCGCGACGGGACGGGCGCCGTGGTGGGCGGATGCAACATCCTCCTCGCCGTCGAGCGCTCGAGCCTGCGCGTTCCGCTCCGCGGGGCGCTCCAGGGCCGGCCGACGCTTCGGGCCGCCCAACTTGCGAGCATGCACAGATGTTCGGCGTGA
- a CDS encoding PAS/PAC sensor hybrid histidine kinase has protein sequence MSVSGAHDSTLVTLSVLIATVASYTALDLAGRIRAATGWAAHAWLATAALAMGGGIWAMHFVAMLAFSMPGMEAHYDVSLTLLSLIVPVAVTGIGFAVVNRPRRSRFALAASGLLMGIGIAAMHYTGMAAMHVPASLRYDALWVAVSILIAVGASTIALWLAFKNTGLVQKLVAAGVMGIAVSGMHYTAMYAASFTAHEVTDGGHGNASIGQTNLALAVAAATFLILFLSLIAAMFDRRFAVLAEREAVALRRSEEQFRALYRKTPLPLHALDAEGRIEEVSDAWLDLLGYPRESVVGRPLINFMNEESARRRVQEDWPKLLASGVLRDAEYRFVTQRGEPLDVLLSSQVERDAQGGFLRALGGIVDVTARRRAEEALRQAQKMEAVGRLTGGIAHDFNNLLAVVIGNLDLLRKRLPDDPRLTRLVEHAIQGAERGASLTQRMLSFARRQSLRPEPVCPPDLVRGMEDLLRRSIGPRVQIETHFPLGLPDAYADANQLELALLNLVVNARDAMPNGGTITIGAREQTVGADQVRGLSPGKYVCLWVSDTGTGMNEATLRQAMEPFFTTKGVGKGTGLGLSMVHGLAEQSGGALFLKSRLGAGTTAEVWLPVAEAREETDEVANDADQKVGAATRSLTVLAIDDDALVLANTAAMLDDLGHVVLEASSGEEALTLLRRGRKVDLVITDYAMPGMTGQHLAEAIRAEWPRIPILLATGYAEVVQDSHLALPRLNKPYQQADLANAVADCLKHEDGADRVVAFRPVRGG, from the coding sequence ATGTCCGTGTCAGGAGCCCACGACAGCACCCTCGTCACCCTCTCGGTCCTCATCGCGACGGTCGCGTCCTACACCGCTCTTGATCTCGCAGGCCGCATCCGTGCAGCAACGGGCTGGGCGGCGCATGCATGGCTCGCGACTGCAGCCCTCGCCATGGGTGGTGGCATCTGGGCCATGCACTTCGTCGCCATGCTCGCCTTCAGCATGCCGGGCATGGAGGCGCACTACGACGTCAGCCTCACGCTCCTCTCGCTGATCGTGCCTGTCGCGGTCACCGGGATCGGCTTTGCCGTCGTGAACCGGCCTAGGAGGAGCCGCTTCGCTCTCGCTGCAAGCGGCCTTCTCATGGGTATCGGCATTGCGGCCATGCACTACACCGGCATGGCCGCAATGCATGTGCCCGCCTCCCTGCGCTACGACGCGCTGTGGGTGGCCGTCTCGATCCTGATCGCCGTCGGAGCCTCGACCATCGCGCTCTGGCTAGCCTTCAAGAACACGGGGCTGGTGCAAAAGCTCGTGGCCGCAGGTGTGATGGGCATTGCGGTCTCGGGCATGCACTACACGGCCATGTATGCTGCCTCCTTCACCGCTCACGAGGTGACTGACGGCGGGCATGGCAATGCCAGCATTGGCCAGACGAACCTCGCCCTTGCCGTCGCCGCCGCCACGTTCCTGATCCTGTTCCTCTCGCTAATCGCGGCCATGTTCGATCGCCGCTTTGCTGTGCTCGCTGAACGAGAGGCCGTAGCCTTGCGCCGGAGTGAGGAGCAGTTCCGGGCGCTCTACCGCAAGACGCCGCTGCCTCTGCACGCCCTCGATGCCGAGGGCCGTATCGAGGAGGTCAGCGACGCTTGGCTCGACCTTCTCGGCTACCCGCGCGAGAGCGTTGTGGGTCGCCCCTTGATCAACTTCATGAATGAGGAATCAGCGCGCCGCCGCGTTCAGGAGGATTGGCCCAAGCTCCTGGCGAGCGGCGTGCTTCGCGACGCCGAGTACCGCTTCGTGACCCAACGCGGCGAGCCCCTTGACGTTCTCCTATCCTCGCAAGTCGAGCGCGACGCGCAGGGCGGGTTCCTGCGCGCGCTTGGCGGCATCGTCGATGTGACCGCCAGACGACGTGCGGAGGAGGCGCTGCGGCAGGCCCAGAAGATGGAGGCTGTTGGACGCCTCACCGGCGGCATCGCGCACGACTTCAACAACCTGCTTGCCGTGGTGATTGGCAATCTCGATCTCCTGCGCAAGCGCCTGCCCGACGACCCCAGGCTCACGCGCCTTGTCGAGCACGCGATCCAAGGGGCTGAGCGTGGAGCCTCGTTGACGCAGCGCATGCTGTCCTTTGCACGGCGGCAGAGTCTGAGGCCCGAGCCAGTCTGTCCCCCTGATCTTGTGCGAGGCATGGAGGACCTGCTTCGCCGTTCCATCGGCCCGCGGGTGCAGATCGAGACGCACTTCCCTCTGGGATTGCCCGACGCCTATGCGGACGCCAACCAGCTTGAGCTGGCGCTGTTGAACCTCGTCGTGAACGCGAGGGACGCCATGCCCAATGGCGGCACCATCACGATTGGCGCGCGCGAGCAGACGGTTGGAGCAGATCAGGTACGCGGTCTCTCGCCAGGCAAGTACGTCTGCCTCTGGGTATCGGACACGGGCACGGGCATGAACGAGGCCACCCTGCGGCAAGCGATGGAGCCGTTCTTCACGACGAAGGGCGTGGGTAAGGGAACGGGCCTCGGGCTGTCCATGGTGCATGGCCTTGCCGAGCAGTCTGGTGGAGCCCTGTTCCTCAAGAGCCGCCTTGGCGCGGGCACGACCGCTGAGGTTTGGCTTCCAGTTGCCGAGGCCAGAGAGGAAACCGACGAGGTCGCGAATGACGCAGACCAGAAGGTTGGCGCAGCGACGCGCTCGCTGACAGTGCTGGCGATCGATGATGACGCCCTTGTCCTGGCGAACACAGCCGCGATGCTGGACGACCTCGGGCATGTGGTACTCGAAGCCTCGTCCGGAGAGGAGGCGCTGACCCTCTTGCGAAGGGGTCGCAAGGTCGATCTCGTAATCACAGATTACGCCATGCCGGGCATGACGGGCCAGCACCTCGCGGAGGCGATCAGGGCTGAGTGGCCGCGCATCCCGATCCTCCTTGCGACGGGCTATGCGGAGGTGGTGCAGGACAGCCACCTTGCGCTGCCTCGGCTGAACAAGCCCTACCAACAAGCCGATCTCGCTAACGCGGTCGCGGACTGCCTCAAGCACGAGGACGGAGCAGATCGGGTTGTCGCGTTCCGGCCCGTGCGGGGCGGGTGA
- a CDS encoding lactoylglutathione lyase (gloA-like) (Evidence 2b : Function from indirect experimental evidences (e.g. phenotypes); PubMedId : 10882093; Product type e : enzyme) has protein sequence MEFLHTMVRVADLDRALAFYVDAFGLKEVRRVENEKGRFTLVFLAAPGDVERAEATKSPLIELTYSWDPETYSGGRNFGHLAYQVDDIYAFCQRLKDAGVTINRPPRDGYMAFVRSPDGISIEILQKGGAKPPQEPWASMENTGTW, from the coding sequence ATGGAATTTCTGCACACGATGGTTCGCGTGGCGGACCTCGACCGCGCGCTCGCCTTCTACGTCGATGCCTTCGGGCTCAAGGAGGTCCGGCGCGTCGAGAACGAGAAGGGCCGCTTCACCCTCGTCTTCCTCGCCGCTCCGGGGGATGTCGAGCGGGCCGAGGCGACGAAGTCGCCGCTGATCGAGTTGACCTACAGTTGGGATCCGGAGACCTATTCCGGCGGGCGCAACTTCGGGCACCTCGCCTATCAGGTCGATGACATCTACGCCTTCTGCCAGCGGCTGAAGGATGCGGGCGTGACCATCAACCGGCCGCCGCGCGACGGGTACATGGCTTTCGTGCGCTCGCCCGACGGCATTTCCATCGAGATCCTGCAGAAGGGCGGAGCGAAGCCGCCGCAGGAGCCGTGGGCCTCCATGGAGAACACCGGAACCTGGTAG
- a CDS encoding conserved protein of unknown function (Evidence 4 : Unknown function but conserved in other organisms) has translation MSVDTNWSLDAVQSLRSMAREGIPLSVISLRLKRPVDAVCAKLAELGITPKLEL, from the coding sequence ATGTCGGTCGATACCAACTGGAGCCTCGACGCCGTCCAGAGCCTGCGCAGCATGGCCCGCGAGGGCATACCCCTCTCCGTCATCAGCCTGCGGCTCAAGCGGCCGGTCGATGCGGTCTGCGCCAAGCTCGCCGAACTCGGCATCACGCCCAAGCTCGAGCTCTGA
- a CDS encoding protein of unknown function; putative sensor protein; sensory_box: PAS domain S-box domain (Evidence 5 : Unknown function), producing MGADTPQGGLSWNHGADTPFDLGDGFRRFADHVPLMMWRTDESGRSTYHNECWLQFTGRPLAEEIADGWRGGVHPDDFKRHAEIVEKAVESRLPFTVEFRLRRHDGAYRWLLDTGRPLEENGVFHGYLGSCFDITDRKNAEEHAEHALVEKETLLAEIYHRVRNNLQVMVSLIGLYGRAAPEACRGSFDALGQRVRAIALVQQHLHEAPHIASIDLRDYLHRLASGLGQLRRAGRIGVTVEGDGTSLVEPRTANALGMIVAEVVAECLDATTETVTCGISIRIDAAAGAPVRLSVISGAGEAAAAGREGVPKLGPRLIAAYAAQAEIAVCGTATEADPLHLQLPEVRADVAPTIAPSQS from the coding sequence ATGGGTGCTGACACGCCACAGGGCGGACTTTCGTGGAATCATGGGGCGGACACCCCGTTCGACCTCGGCGACGGCTTTCGCCGGTTCGCCGACCACGTACCGCTGATGATGTGGCGTACGGATGAGAGCGGGCGTTCGACCTATCACAACGAGTGCTGGCTCCAGTTCACCGGCCGCCCGCTCGCCGAGGAGATCGCCGACGGCTGGCGCGGCGGCGTGCACCCGGACGATTTCAAACGGCACGCCGAAATCGTCGAGAAGGCCGTCGAGTCGCGCCTTCCCTTCACCGTGGAGTTTCGGCTGCGCCGTCACGATGGGGCCTATCGCTGGCTTCTCGATACCGGCCGTCCGCTCGAGGAGAACGGCGTCTTCCACGGCTATCTCGGCTCGTGCTTCGACATCACCGACCGAAAGAACGCCGAGGAGCACGCCGAGCACGCCCTGGTCGAGAAGGAGACGTTGCTCGCAGAAATCTATCACCGGGTGCGCAACAACCTTCAGGTGATGGTGAGCCTGATCGGCCTCTACGGCCGCGCCGCGCCGGAGGCCTGCCGCGGCAGCTTCGATGCCCTGGGTCAGCGGGTTCGGGCGATCGCCCTGGTGCAGCAGCATCTGCACGAGGCACCGCACATCGCCTCGATCGATCTGCGCGACTATCTGCACCGGCTCGCGTCCGGGCTCGGGCAATTGCGCCGGGCCGGGCGGATCGGCGTGACGGTCGAGGGGGACGGGACGAGCCTGGTCGAGCCGCGCACCGCCAACGCGCTCGGCATGATCGTGGCCGAGGTCGTCGCGGAATGTCTTGATGCCACGACGGAGACGGTGACCTGCGGCATCTCCATCCGCATCGATGCCGCGGCCGGCGCGCCGGTGCGCCTCTCGGTGATCTCCGGGGCCGGCGAGGCTGCGGCCGCGGGACGTGAGGGGGTGCCGAAGCTCGGCCCCCGTCTCATCGCGGCCTACGCGGCGCAGGCCGAGATCGCGGTCTGCGGCACCGCGACCGAGGCTGATCCGCTTCATCTGCAGTTGCCCGAGGTTCGCGCCGACGTGGCCCCGACGATCGCGCCCTCACAGAGCTGA
- a CDS encoding protein of unknown function (Evidence 5 : Unknown function), which translates to MKMGDGAISGPSPASGGWSALGAGAGNDAGGNKALVELNHPDDTTSEPNQDVRSPSEKTSNQKRTNITG; encoded by the coding sequence TTGAAAATGGGGGACGGCGCCATCAGCGGGCCTTCGCCTGCAAGCGGTGGATGGTCCGCTTTAGGTGCAGGTGCGGGCAACGATGCAGGCGGCAACAAGGCCTTAGTGGAACTCAACCACCCAGATGACACGACTTCTGAGCCGAACCAGGATGTCCGCAGCCCCTCCGAGAAGACATCGAACCAGAAGCGGACAAATATCACGGGCTGA
- a CDS encoding transposase produces MDAPVVGIDVARDRLDIHVHPSGANFAVDRTTEGVEQLCERLRPLKPKLVVLEATGGLEAMVARALTTWRLPAVIVNPAQVRAFAHALGQRAKTDRIDATVIARFAAATNPPVRARADAETQALADLVTRRRQIVGLIASERQRASQAPPCIRDSVRRVIEALEQEQSVIDRSIDAEVDRSLEWRRKETLLTSVPGVGPTIARTLIAELPELGSLNRKQVAALVGLAPWTRQSGQWRGRSFIAGGRAPVRTALFMGAMVASRHNAALKTFRDRLIAAGKPKLVALIATARKLITILNAILRDGTPWQPA; encoded by the coding sequence ATGGACGCTCCTGTTGTCGGGATCGATGTCGCCCGAGACCGCCTCGATATTCACGTTCATCCCTCTGGAGCGAACTTCGCCGTTGACCGTACGACAGAGGGTGTGGAGCAGCTGTGCGAACGCCTCCGGCCCCTGAAGCCGAAGCTCGTCGTCCTGGAGGCAACCGGCGGTTTGGAAGCCATGGTGGCACGTGCTCTCACCACCTGGAGGCTACCAGCCGTGATCGTGAACCCAGCACAGGTCCGTGCTTTCGCTCACGCCTTGGGCCAACGCGCCAAGACCGACCGCATCGACGCCACCGTGATCGCCCGGTTCGCGGCGGCCACCAACCCACCCGTTCGCGCTCGGGCCGATGCCGAGACTCAGGCCTTGGCTGATCTCGTCACAAGACGCCGTCAGATCGTAGGACTGATCGCGTCCGAGCGGCAGCGAGCGAGCCAAGCTCCACCGTGCATTCGAGACAGCGTCCGGCGCGTCATAGAGGCGTTGGAGCAGGAGCAGAGTGTGATCGACCGCTCGATCGATGCAGAGGTAGACCGGTCGCTTGAATGGCGCAGGAAGGAGACCCTCCTGACCTCCGTTCCTGGTGTTGGACCGACGATCGCACGAACCCTGATCGCGGAGCTGCCTGAGCTTGGAAGCCTCAACCGGAAGCAAGTCGCCGCGCTGGTCGGCTTGGCCCCTTGGACGCGGCAATCCGGTCAGTGGCGAGGGAGGAGCTTCATTGCAGGCGGCCGCGCACCTGTTCGCACGGCGCTGTTCATGGGGGCCATGGTGGCCAGCCGTCACAATGCCGCGCTGAAAACCTTCCGGGACCGGCTCATCGCAGCCGGTAAGCCCAAGCTCGTTGCCCTGATTGCCACCGCTCGGAAGCTGATCACCATCCTCAACGCCATCCTGAGAGACGGAACGCCATGGCAACCCGCTTGA
- a CDS encoding protein of unknown function (Evidence 5 : Unknown function), whose amino-acid sequence MIRGVGAVNSRNTHRSPPADASKSPLGPVRAGVAQLCDQLSIWLYNIFLSVNERPSFLGRMSSVVIRASLNHNDPEQNG is encoded by the coding sequence GTGATTCGGGGGGTAGGTGCCGTCAACTCACGCAACACGCACCGATCACCACCGGCAGACGCATCGAAATCGCCACTCGGGCCAGTGCGCGCTGGTGTGGCACAACTTTGTGATCAGCTAAGCATCTGGCTCTACAACATTTTTCTCAGCGTAAATGAGCGACCGTCGTTTTTGGGCAGAATGAGCAGTGTCGTTATCAGAGCGTCTCTCAACCACAATGACCCTGAGCAGAACGGCTGA
- a CDS encoding protein of unknown function (Evidence 5 : Unknown function) — protein sequence MYPRRLVRAVHPILAADQCGTRRNTLCESSIGHGHRADDSDMTDMTHNKCGIRCVAENGTCIITHET from the coding sequence TTGTATCCGAGAAGGCTGGTGAGGGCTGTGCATCCGATCCTTGCGGCGGATCAATGCGGAACCCGCCGAAACACGCTTTGTGAGTCTTCGATCGGACACGGGCATCGGGCAGACGATTCCGACATGACGGACATGACACACAACAAATGTGGTATTCGCTGCGTCGCCGAAAACGGAACCTGCATCATCACCCACGAAACCTAG